One window from the genome of Streptomyces sp. NBC_00287 encodes:
- the ureG gene encoding urease accessory protein UreG, giving the protein MHLDHSHTHATPALSADARRPDGSRRALRIGLGGPVGSGKTATVAALCRALRDELSLAVVTNDIYTREDAEFLLREAVLPPERITAVETGACPHTAIRDDISANLEAVEDLEDEVGPLQLILVESGGDNLTATFSKGLVDAQIFVIDVAGGDDIPRKGGPGVTTADLLVVNKTDLAPYVGSDLARMAADAKAQRAELPVVFQSLRSEDGVRDVAEWVRAQLAAWSA; this is encoded by the coding sequence ATGCATCTTGACCACTCTCACACCCACGCCACCCCCGCCCTCAGCGCCGACGCCCGTCGCCCCGACGGCTCCCGGCGTGCTCTTCGGATCGGGCTCGGTGGGCCCGTGGGGTCTGGGAAGACCGCTACCGTTGCGGCGCTCTGTCGGGCCCTGCGCGACGAGTTGTCCCTCGCGGTCGTTACCAATGACATTTACACGCGGGAGGACGCCGAGTTTCTGCTGCGTGAGGCCGTGTTGCCGCCCGAGCGGATCACCGCCGTCGAGACCGGTGCCTGTCCGCACACCGCCATTCGGGACGACATCTCCGCCAACCTCGAAGCCGTCGAGGATCTCGAGGACGAGGTCGGGCCGTTGCAGCTGATCCTCGTGGAGTCCGGTGGGGACAATCTCACCGCCACCTTCTCCAAGGGGCTCGTGGACGCGCAGATCTTTGTGATCGATGTCGCCGGCGGCGATGACATTCCGCGTAAGGGCGGGCCCGGGGTCACCACCGCCGATCTGCTCGTCGTCAACAAGACCGACCTCGCCCCCTATGTCGGCTCCGATCTCGCCCGCATGGCGGCCGATGCCAAGGCGCAACGTGCCGAACTGCCGGTTGTCTTTCAGTCGTTGCGTTCCGAGGACGGGGTGCGGGACGTCGCCGAGTGGGTGCGTGCGCAGCTCGCCGCGTGGTCGGCGTGA
- a CDS encoding urease accessory protein UreF → MSRAALLVLADGRFPAGGHAHSGGAEVAVKAGRVTGAASLEDFCRGRLHTAGRVAAALAAAAALGVDPVSLDSAADARTPSPALRGAARKLGRQLMRAARAVWPSGELDALALAFPKGAHQPVVLGVVARAAGLGPVDAAYCAVYESVSGPASATVRLLSLDPFEATAVLARLAPEMDLVVDLAVEAARRVVDEGVDALPAGSSPLLEIGAEVHAGWAVRLFAS, encoded by the coding sequence ATGTCCAGGGCAGCGCTTCTTGTACTGGCCGACGGGCGATTTCCCGCCGGGGGGCATGCGCACTCCGGTGGGGCCGAGGTTGCCGTCAAGGCGGGTCGGGTCACCGGGGCCGCGAGTCTGGAGGACTTCTGTCGAGGGCGGTTGCATACGGCGGGGCGAGTGGCCGCGGCGCTTGCTGCGGCTGCCGCGCTGGGGGTCGACCCGGTTTCGCTGGACTCGGCTGCTGATGCCCGGACTCCGTCCCCTGCATTGCGGGGTGCCGCGCGGAAGTTGGGGCGGCAGCTGATGCGGGCCGCTCGGGCTGTCTGGCCGTCCGGTGAGCTTGACGCTCTGGCTCTTGCGTTTCCCAAGGGGGCGCATCAGCCGGTGGTGTTGGGGGTGGTGGCTCGGGCGGCTGGGCTGGGGCCGGTGGATGCGGCGTACTGCGCGGTGTACGAGAGCGTCAGTGGGCCTGCGTCTGCGACCGTGCGGTTGTTGAGCCTGGATCCGTTCGAGGCTACGGCGGTGTTGGCTCGGTTGGCGCCGGAGATGGACCTTGTGGTGGATCTGGCGGTGGAGGCGGCGCGGCGGGTTGTCGACGAGGGGGTTGATGCGCTGCCCGCTGGGTCCTCGCCCCTGTTGGAGATCGGGGCGGAGGTGCATGCCGGGTGGGCGGTGCGGCTGTTCGCGTCATGA
- a CDS encoding urease subunit alpha: protein MPEISRAAYADLFGPTTGDRIRLADTDLLVEIEEDRSGGPGLAGDEAVFGGGKVIRESMGQSRATRAEGTPDTVITGAVVIDHWGIVKADIGIRDGRITGIGKAGNPDTMDGVHPDLVIGPETEIIAGNGRILTAGAIDAHVHFICPQIADEALSAGVTTLIGGGTGPAEGSKATTVTPGPWHLARMLEAMEAYPLNIGFLGKGNTVSHEAMLSQIRGGAMGLKLHEDWGSTPAVIDASLTVADRTGIQVAIHTDTLNEAGFVGDTLAAIGGRGIHAYHTEGAGGGHAPDIMTVVSEPHVLPSSTNPTRPYTVNTAEEHLDMLMVCHHLNPAVPEDLAFAESRIRPSTIGAEDILHDVGAISIISSDAQAMGRVGEVIMRTWQTAHVMKRRRGALPGDGLADNLRARRYIAKYTINPALAQGIAGQVGSVETGKLADLVLWEPAFFGVKPHLVIKGGQIAYAQMGDANASIPTPQPILPRPMYGAIGRAPAANSVNFVAPLAIEDGLPERLQLGKRFVGIESTRGVTKADMRENDARPEVRVDPDSFAVHIDGELVEASPAAELPMAQRYFLF from the coding sequence ATGCCTGAGATCTCGCGTGCCGCGTACGCCGACCTGTTCGGCCCGACGACCGGCGACCGGATCCGGCTCGCCGACACCGATCTGCTGGTCGAGATCGAGGAGGACCGCTCCGGCGGCCCCGGACTCGCCGGTGACGAGGCCGTGTTCGGCGGCGGCAAGGTCATCCGCGAATCCATGGGACAGTCGCGTGCTACGCGCGCAGAAGGCACCCCGGACACGGTCATCACCGGTGCGGTCGTGATCGACCACTGGGGGATCGTCAAGGCCGACATCGGCATCCGCGACGGGCGGATCACCGGTATCGGCAAGGCGGGCAACCCCGACACGATGGACGGGGTCCACCCCGATCTCGTCATCGGCCCCGAGACCGAGATCATCGCGGGCAACGGGCGGATCCTCACGGCCGGTGCCATCGACGCGCACGTCCACTTCATCTGCCCGCAGATCGCCGACGAAGCGCTGTCCGCAGGTGTCACCACGCTGATCGGCGGCGGCACCGGGCCCGCCGAGGGCTCCAAGGCGACCACCGTGACGCCGGGGCCGTGGCATCTGGCGCGGATGCTGGAGGCGATGGAGGCCTACCCCCTCAACATCGGCTTCCTCGGCAAGGGCAACACCGTCTCGCACGAGGCGATGCTGTCGCAGATCCGCGGGGGCGCGATGGGGCTGAAGCTGCACGAGGACTGGGGGTCCACGCCCGCCGTCATCGATGCCTCGCTGACCGTCGCCGATCGCACCGGCATCCAAGTCGCCATTCACACCGACACGTTGAACGAGGCCGGGTTCGTCGGTGACACCCTCGCGGCCATCGGCGGGCGCGGCATTCACGCGTACCACACCGAAGGTGCGGGCGGCGGGCACGCGCCCGACATCATGACCGTGGTCTCCGAACCGCATGTGCTGCCCAGCTCCACCAACCCGACGCGGCCCTACACCGTCAACACCGCCGAGGAACACCTCGACATGCTGATGGTCTGCCACCACCTGAATCCGGCCGTGCCCGAGGATCTCGCCTTCGCCGAGTCCCGGATCCGGCCCTCCACGATCGGCGCCGAGGACATACTGCACGACGTGGGCGCCATCTCGATCATCTCCTCCGACGCGCAGGCCATGGGCCGGGTCGGCGAGGTCATCATGCGGACCTGGCAGACCGCGCATGTGATGAAGAGGCGGCGCGGGGCCCTGCCGGGGGACGGGCTCGCGGACAATCTGCGGGCGCGGCGGTACATCGCCAAGTACACGATCAACCCCGCCCTCGCCCAGGGGATCGCGGGCCAGGTCGGGTCCGTGGAGACCGGCAAGCTCGCCGACCTGGTGCTGTGGGAGCCCGCGTTCTTCGGCGTAAAGCCGCACCTCGTCATCAAGGGCGGGCAGATCGCGTACGCGCAGATGGGCGACGCGAACGCGTCGATCCCCACGCCGCAGCCGATCCTTCCGCGGCCGATGTACGGCGCGATCGGGCGGGCGCCTGCCGCCAACTCGGTCAACTTCGTGGCGCCGTTGGCGATCGAGGACGGACTGCCCGAGCGGCTTCAGCTCGGGAAGAGGTTCGTGGGCATCGAGTCCACACGGGGTGTCACCAAAGCCGACATGCGGGAGAACGACGCGCGGCCCGAGGTGCGGGTCGACCCCGACAGCTTCGCCGTGCACATCGACGGGGAGCTCGTCGAGGCGAGCCCCGCCGCCGAACTGCCCATGGCCCAGCGGTACTTCCTCTTCTGA
- a CDS encoding urease subunit beta encodes MIPGEILFADEPVVFNEGREVTRLTVLNAADRPVQVGSHYHFAEANPGLDFDRAAARGKRLNIAAGTAVRFEPGIPVDVELVPLAGARVVPGLRGETGGALDA; translated from the coding sequence ATGATTCCCGGAGAGATCCTTTTCGCGGACGAGCCCGTCGTGTTCAACGAGGGCCGTGAGGTCACCCGGCTGACCGTCCTCAACGCCGCCGACCGGCCCGTCCAGGTCGGCTCCCACTACCACTTCGCCGAGGCGAACCCCGGTCTGGACTTCGACCGCGCCGCCGCCCGGGGCAAGCGGCTCAATATCGCCGCCGGCACCGCCGTGCGCTTCGAGCCCGGGATCCCCGTCGACGTCGAACTCGTCCCGCTGGCCGGCGCGCGTGTCGTGCCCGGACTGCGCGGGGAGACCGGAGGTGCCCTCGATGCCTGA
- a CDS encoding urease subunit gamma: MQLTPHEQERLLIHVAADVAEKRRARGLKLNHPEAIALITSHILEGARDGRTVAELMASGRKLLTRDDVMDGIPEMIHDVQVEATFPDGTKLVTVHEPIV, encoded by the coding sequence GTGCAACTGACCCCGCACGAGCAAGAGAGGCTGCTGATCCATGTGGCGGCCGATGTCGCCGAGAAGCGCCGGGCCCGTGGGCTGAAGCTCAACCACCCCGAGGCCATCGCGCTCATCACCTCGCACATCCTCGAAGGCGCGCGCGACGGCCGTACGGTCGCCGAGCTCATGGCCTCCGGGCGCAAGCTGCTCACCCGGGACGACGTCATGGACGGCATCCCGGAGATGATCCACGACGTCCAGGTCGAGGCGACCTTCCCCGACGGCACCAAGCTCGTCACCGTCCACGAGCCGATCGTCTGA
- a CDS encoding TetR/AcrR family transcriptional regulator translates to MARVSQEHLDARRRQILEGAARCFARNGFHATSMQDVLKEVDLSAGAVYRYFSGKDELIAAIVKGVLAEIRAAFEEVTRQSPPPTPDVLVGEVLTRALGIWDSLTVDDEPAFPRLIMQVWAETVRNAELALVMDEVYGVVTTAWIRVAQAYQDAGMMRADIPAEHVARTMVATVQGFIAQQSLFGPVPVEVLQNGLRAVMSMAGPQSQA, encoded by the coding sequence ATGGCCCGCGTATCCCAGGAACACCTCGACGCCCGCCGCCGCCAGATCCTGGAAGGCGCCGCCCGCTGCTTCGCCCGCAACGGCTTCCATGCCACCTCCATGCAGGACGTGCTGAAGGAGGTCGACCTCTCGGCCGGAGCGGTTTACCGCTACTTCAGCGGCAAGGACGAGCTGATCGCCGCGATCGTCAAGGGCGTCCTCGCCGAGATCCGCGCGGCGTTCGAGGAGGTCACCCGGCAGAGCCCGCCCCCGACACCGGACGTGCTGGTCGGCGAGGTGCTCACCCGCGCGCTCGGCATCTGGGACAGCCTGACCGTCGACGACGAGCCGGCCTTCCCGCGGCTGATCATGCAGGTGTGGGCGGAGACCGTGCGCAATGCGGAACTCGCGTTGGTCATGGACGAGGTCTACGGCGTGGTGACCACGGCCTGGATCCGGGTGGCCCAGGCCTACCAGGACGCCGGGATGATGCGGGCCGACATCCCCGCCGAACATGTCGCCCGCACCATGGTCGCCACCGTGCAGGGCTTCATCGCCCAGCAGTCCCTGTTCGGGCCGGTCCCGGTCGAGGTCCTCCAGAACGGTCTGCGCGCCGTGATGAGCATGGCGGGGCCGCAGTCGCAGGCGTGA
- a CDS encoding ABC transporter permease — MSTRRRLIAVVVLVPLLAALALWAFAWPAARSAPRDLPLGVAGPATATAQLEERLGRHEGAFEIHRYADEAAARDAVEDRSVYGAIVVTPEGTELLTASAASPVVAQLLQEQMGRQADATVDVVPASEHDPRGAALTASVLPLALAGIAAGAVVTLLGLRGARAAAALVGSAALVGVAATAVAHSWLEVIGGNWWANAGVFGLATLAVSAAVAGMAALLGPAGIGITSGLVMLFGNPFSGAASAPEMLPEPVGAIGQWLPPGAGASALRSTAFFDGAAATGPALTLTWWAALGLGAVMLGALLKQRKASEPAPERELAEVS; from the coding sequence ATGTCCACCCGCCGCCGACTGATAGCGGTCGTCGTCCTCGTCCCGCTCCTCGCGGCCCTCGCCCTGTGGGCCTTCGCCTGGCCCGCCGCCCGCAGCGCACCCCGCGACCTGCCGCTCGGCGTGGCAGGGCCGGCCACCGCCACGGCTCAGCTGGAGGAACGACTCGGCCGGCACGAGGGAGCGTTCGAGATCCACCGCTACGCCGACGAGGCCGCCGCCCGCGACGCCGTCGAGGACCGGTCCGTATACGGCGCGATCGTCGTCACCCCCGAGGGCACCGAGCTGCTCACCGCCTCCGCGGCGAGCCCCGTCGTGGCCCAGTTGCTCCAGGAACAGATGGGGCGGCAGGCCGACGCGACCGTCGACGTGGTGCCCGCGTCCGAGCACGATCCGCGGGGCGCGGCCCTGACCGCGAGCGTGCTGCCGCTCGCCCTGGCCGGTATCGCGGCCGGTGCGGTGGTGACCCTCCTCGGGCTGCGCGGCGCCCGGGCGGCGGCGGCCCTGGTCGGTTCCGCCGCGCTGGTGGGCGTTGCCGCCACCGCCGTGGCGCACAGCTGGCTGGAGGTCATCGGCGGCAACTGGTGGGCGAACGCAGGGGTGTTCGGGCTGGCGACGCTTGCGGTGAGCGCTGCCGTCGCCGGTATGGCGGCCCTGCTCGGGCCCGCCGGGATCGGGATCACCTCGGGCCTGGTCATGCTGTTCGGCAACCCCTTCTCCGGGGCGGCCTCGGCGCCGGAGATGCTGCCCGAGCCGGTCGGCGCGATCGGGCAGTGGCTGCCGCCGGGCGCGGGCGCCAGTGCGCTGCGCTCGACGGCCTTCTTCGACGGTGCCGCGGCGACCGGCCCCGCCCTGACCCTCACCTGGTGGGCGGCGCTGGGCCTGGGCGCCGTCATGCTCGGCGCCCTGCTGAAGCAGCGGAAGGCGAGTGAACCAGCACCCGAGCGGGAACTCGCCGAGGTCTCCTAG
- a CDS encoding type II toxin-antitoxin system Phd/YefM family antitoxin: MAYEIPVTQARAELADLINRVVYGGERVVVTRHGKPLVALVSAADLERLEQLADPADVPEEQVISAVSSVREVASAPRERRRFGIAAEHRGPGAS, encoded by the coding sequence ATGGCCTACGAGATTCCGGTGACGCAAGCCAGGGCTGAGCTCGCCGACCTGATCAACCGGGTGGTCTACGGCGGTGAGCGCGTCGTCGTGACACGCCACGGCAAGCCCCTCGTCGCCCTTGTGTCCGCCGCTGACCTCGAACGGCTCGAACAGCTCGCGGATCCCGCCGATGTTCCGGAGGAGCAGGTGATCAGCGCGGTTTCCAGCGTCCGTGAGGTCGCTTCGGCCCCCCGCGAACGCCGGCGCTTCGGAATCGCCGCCGAGCACAGGGGGCCGGGCGCTTCCTAG
- a CDS encoding ATP-dependent Clp protease proteolytic subunit, with translation MTRPSTPSARHVLPEFTERTSSGTRTLDPYSKLLEERIVFLGTQVDDTAANDVMAQFMYLEHQSPDRDISLYVNSPGGPFSAMSAIYDTMRYVTCDVETILLGQAGPTAAVLVAAGTPGKRFALPGARVVLSQPSLPEPIEGQASDLAIQAEELTRIRARLEEMLVRHTGRDPEQVRADIERDKVLDARAAMEYGLVDALIPSRKAMR, from the coding sequence ATGACCCGACCGTCCACACCGTCCGCCCGCCATGTCCTGCCCGAGTTCACCGAACGCACCAGCTCCGGAACCCGGACGCTGGATCCGTACTCCAAGCTCCTGGAGGAGCGGATCGTCTTTCTCGGGACGCAGGTGGACGACACCGCGGCCAACGACGTGATGGCGCAGTTCATGTACCTGGAGCACCAGTCCCCCGACCGGGACATCTCGCTGTACGTCAACTCCCCCGGCGGCCCGTTCAGCGCCATGTCCGCGATCTACGACACGATGCGGTACGTCACCTGTGACGTGGAGACGATCCTGCTCGGCCAGGCCGGACCGACCGCCGCCGTGCTGGTGGCCGCGGGCACGCCGGGCAAGCGGTTCGCCCTGCCGGGTGCACGCGTGGTGCTCAGCCAGCCCTCGCTGCCCGAGCCGATCGAGGGCCAGGCCAGCGATCTGGCCATCCAGGCCGAGGAGTTGACGCGCATTCGGGCCCGCCTGGAGGAGATGCTCGTACGGCACACCGGGCGCGACCCCGAGCAAGTGCGCGCGGACATCGAGCGGGACAAGGTGCTCGACGCCCGGGCGGCCATGGAGTACGGCCTGGTGGACGCCCTCATCCCGAGCCGCAAGGCCATGAGGTGA
- a CDS encoding C40 family peptidase: MTALNRVPSLMARAGTASALTIAAVGGSIVAPGLSAEAEAATPATKALQVAASKQGSPYKWGAVGPHRFDCSGLTLYSYKKAGKKLPRTAAQQYNKSRHISAKSRKAGDLVFFHSGSNVYHVGIYAGKGKIWHAPKSGDVVRLQKIWTKSVWYGRVS; this comes from the coding sequence ATGACTGCGCTCAATCGTGTCCCGTCGCTGATGGCCCGGGCCGGTACGGCCTCGGCTCTCACCATCGCCGCCGTGGGCGGCTCGATCGTGGCCCCTGGCCTCTCCGCCGAAGCGGAGGCGGCCACACCGGCGACGAAGGCACTCCAGGTCGCGGCCTCCAAGCAGGGCTCCCCGTACAAGTGGGGGGCTGTCGGACCGCACCGCTTCGACTGCTCCGGGCTCACGCTGTACTCGTACAAGAAGGCGGGCAAGAAGCTGCCTCGTACGGCGGCCCAGCAGTACAACAAGTCGCGCCACATCTCCGCCAAGAGCCGCAAGGCGGGCGACCTCGTGTTCTTCCACTCGGGGTCGAACGTCTACCACGTCGGCATCTACGCCGGGAAGGGGAAGATCTGGCACGCCCCGAAGTCCGGGGACGTGGTGAGGCTGCAGAAGATCTGGACCAAGAGCGTCTGGTACGGCCGGGTGAGCTGA
- a CDS encoding LysE family translocator codes for MDGQLLAFTGVAAGMVAMPGADFTVVVRNALVSRRAGIACALGVAGGLLLHTALAVAGVAAVLAAVPALFRTLQLLGGAYVLYLGIRTLLALRRPRTAAVEEAATAARPLRQGFVTNALNPKAPITFLSLLPQFVPAGAPALPRTLLLALIVVVLALLWFPAVALLVDRLGRRLRRPRAARLVETVTGTALTALGALLLLEAAA; via the coding sequence ATGGATGGACAGCTCCTCGCCTTCACCGGGGTCGCCGCCGGCATGGTCGCCATGCCCGGGGCCGACTTCACCGTCGTCGTACGCAACGCCCTCGTCTCGCGCCGGGCCGGGATCGCCTGCGCCCTGGGCGTCGCGGGCGGGCTGCTGCTGCACACGGCGCTGGCGGTCGCGGGGGTCGCCGCGGTCCTGGCCGCGGTGCCTGCACTGTTCCGGACGCTCCAACTGCTGGGTGGCGCCTATGTGTTGTACCTGGGTATACGGACTCTGCTGGCCCTGCGCCGACCGCGGACGGCCGCTGTCGAGGAGGCGGCGACGGCCGCGCGTCCGCTGCGGCAGGGGTTCGTCACCAACGCCCTCAATCCCAAGGCGCCGATCACCTTCCTCAGTCTGCTGCCGCAGTTCGTGCCCGCCGGCGCACCCGCGCTGCCGCGCACGCTGCTCCTGGCGCTGATCGTGGTGGTGCTCGCCCTGCTGTGGTTCCCGGCCGTGGCACTGCTCGTGGACCGGCTCGGCCGCCGGCTGCGCCGACCGCGCGCCGCCCGGCTCGTCGAGACCGTCACCGGCACCGCGCTGACGGCCCTGGGCGCGCTGCTGCTGCTCGAGGCGGCGGCCTGA
- a CDS encoding LysR family transcriptional regulator, with protein sequence MYDPTRLAALVAVAEAGSITRAAERLGYTAPALSQQLAKLEREAGTPLLVRHHRGARLTGAGELLVTRARRVLDELDRARHELARLTGLSGGTLRLGTFQTAGVHLLPPVLSAFRRAHPDVELTVANHEPPAGVAAVAAGEIDLALTHTYEPAEAVAVPASVTLEPVLVEELVLVTAPGHALAEGTSRLPLSELAGQPLISMAPDHPARQGVEAVLARAGATPSVLVETPVYALVCALVSAGLGVGVVPEMVARTAVTPVGMRALEGGELRRTISVARRSEGAAPAVDAFRALLRGAFAKAPAGPRW encoded by the coding sequence ATGTACGACCCCACCCGGCTCGCGGCGCTCGTCGCGGTCGCCGAGGCCGGTTCGATCACCCGGGCCGCCGAGCGGCTCGGCTACACCGCTCCCGCACTCTCCCAGCAGCTGGCGAAGCTGGAGCGGGAGGCGGGCACACCCCTGCTCGTCCGGCACCATCGCGGCGCCCGGCTCACCGGCGCGGGCGAGCTGCTGGTGACGCGGGCCCGCCGGGTGCTGGACGAACTGGACCGCGCCCGGCATGAACTGGCCCGCCTCACCGGTCTGTCCGGGGGCACGCTCCGGCTCGGCACCTTCCAGACCGCGGGCGTCCATCTGCTGCCGCCGGTGCTCAGCGCGTTCCGCCGGGCCCACCCGGATGTGGAGCTGACCGTCGCCAACCACGAACCGCCCGCCGGGGTCGCCGCGGTGGCCGCCGGGGAGATCGATCTGGCGCTGACGCACACCTACGAGCCGGCGGAAGCGGTGGCGGTGCCGGCCTCCGTCACGCTGGAGCCGGTGCTGGTGGAGGAGCTGGTCCTGGTGACCGCCCCCGGGCATGCCCTGGCCGAGGGGACCTCGCGGCTCCCGCTGAGCGAGCTCGCCGGGCAGCCACTGATCAGCATGGCGCCGGATCATCCGGCCCGGCAGGGGGTGGAGGCGGTACTGGCCCGGGCCGGGGCCACGCCGTCGGTGCTGGTGGAGACCCCGGTGTACGCGCTGGTGTGCGCGCTGGTCAGTGCGGGGCTCGGGGTCGGTGTCGTACCGGAGATGGTGGCGCGGACGGCGGTCACGCCGGTGGGGATGCGGGCGCTGGAAGGGGGCGAGTTGCGCCGTACGATCTCGGTCGCCCGGCGGTCGGAGGGGGCGGCGCCTGCTGTGGACGCCTTCAGGGCGTTGCTGCGGGGGGCGTTTGCCAAGGCTCCTGCTGGACCACGGTGGTGA
- a CDS encoding ATP-binding protein: MADHLEASVTLPSDPASVSAARGYVVSTLVEWGLPAETDEADTIRLIVSELATNAVQHTLGQSPTFTVDIELHHDEQLRIGVTDSHPRFPKRLPAAVQQDNGRGLVIIRWLTAECGGRLRVRPTREGGKTVSIELPWTVPARPVTTVVQQEPWQTPPAATP, translated from the coding sequence ATGGCAGACCATCTGGAAGCATCCGTCACTCTGCCGAGCGATCCCGCCTCGGTCTCCGCGGCCCGGGGCTATGTGGTCAGCACCCTCGTGGAATGGGGGCTGCCCGCGGAGACGGACGAGGCCGACACCATCCGGCTCATCGTCTCCGAACTCGCCACCAACGCCGTACAGCACACCCTCGGCCAGTCACCCACCTTCACGGTGGACATCGAGCTCCACCATGACGAACAACTGCGCATCGGGGTCACCGACAGCCACCCGCGGTTCCCCAAACGCCTGCCCGCCGCCGTCCAGCAGGACAACGGCAGGGGCCTGGTGATCATCCGCTGGTTGACCGCCGAGTGCGGCGGCAGACTCAGAGTCAGGCCCACCCGCGAGGGCGGCAAGACGGTCTCCATCGAACTGCCCTGGACCGTACCGGCCCGCCCGGTCACCACCGTGGTCCAGCAGGAGCCTTGGCAAACGCCCCCCGCAGCAACGCCCTGA
- a CDS encoding helix-turn-helix domain-containing protein, whose product MQHGPAVRRRKLGAELRALRTGAGLTSGEAARLVGWHQSKVSRIETGASGVKPADVRLLLDAYGIADSQLRELLLVLAGSDVGAGRHHWWHAYRGVLPPTYRDFISLESQASAMSTLETSVVPGLLQTPEYARAVTRAAVGGLDETDERLDALVEVRLARQDVLRGEPPLELSAVLDEAVLRRRIGGPGVMARQLWRLVEAGRLPQVRLQVLPFTAGAHVGITGPFVIFSFSRTSDLDVVVLDHLTSSLYLERKEDLQAYTEAFATLQFHALSPEESLDYIAGIADGA is encoded by the coding sequence ATGCAGCACGGTCCCGCAGTACGCCGCCGAAAGCTGGGCGCCGAACTGCGTGCGTTGCGCACCGGTGCGGGGCTCACCAGTGGTGAGGCGGCGCGTCTGGTGGGCTGGCACCAGTCGAAGGTGAGCCGGATCGAAACCGGCGCCAGCGGGGTGAAACCGGCCGATGTGCGGTTACTGCTCGACGCCTACGGCATCGCCGACTCCCAACTACGGGAGTTGCTGCTGGTGTTGGCGGGGTCCGACGTCGGTGCCGGCCGGCACCACTGGTGGCACGCGTATCGCGGGGTGCTGCCGCCGACCTACCGGGACTTCATCAGCCTGGAGTCCCAGGCGAGCGCGATGAGCACGCTGGAGACCTCCGTGGTGCCGGGGCTGTTGCAGACGCCCGAGTACGCGCGGGCGGTGACCCGGGCCGCGGTGGGCGGCCTGGACGAGACGGACGAACGCCTTGATGCGCTGGTCGAGGTGCGCCTGGCCCGCCAGGACGTGCTGCGCGGCGAACCGCCGCTGGAGCTGAGCGCCGTGCTGGACGAGGCGGTGCTGCGGCGCAGGATCGGTGGTCCGGGGGTGATGGCCCGACAGCTGTGGCGGCTGGTGGAGGCGGGGCGGTTGCCGCAAGTGCGGTTGCAGGTCCTGCCGTTCACGGCCGGGGCGCACGTCGGCATCACCGGACCTTTCGTTATCTTCTCATTTTCGCGCACTTCTGATCTGGATGTGGTTGTTCTCGACCACTTGACGAGTAGCCTCTACCTCGAACGGAAAGAAGACCTCCAGGCGTACACGGAGGCCTTCGCCACCCTTCAGTTCCACGCCCTTTCGCCCGAGGAATCGTTGGACTACATCGCCGGGATAGCTGACGGCGCGTAA
- a CDS encoding DUF397 domain-containing protein, whose translation MSALPRNVPSSTELHDVRWLRSSYSTGANNCVETARPLTGPWAGLLAVRDSKAPAGPALLFSPESWADFTAAIQS comes from the coding sequence ATGTCTGCACTGCCTCGGAACGTACCTTCCAGTACCGAACTGCATGACGTGCGCTGGCTGCGCAGCAGCTACAGCACGGGCGCGAACAACTGCGTGGAGACCGCTCGGCCGCTGACCGGTCCCTGGGCCGGACTGCTCGCCGTACGCGACTCCAAGGCCCCGGCCGGGCCCGCGCTGCTCTTCTCCCCCGAGAGCTGGGCGGACTTCACGGCCGCGATCCAATCCTGA